The sequence GAATAAAGCTGCAGCTCGAGCTTTAGCAATCCTTGGTTTGTGttcttttatcaattttaatttgtacATCTGAGATTCACGTTCTCACATTcctcaatttgattttttttttctttttttcccttttctttttgggTAGGGGAGAATGAAAATTTACGGCGTGCTCTGAAAGGGAGACAAGTAGCAAAGCAAGGACTGCGGATACTCTCAATGGATGGCGGTGGCATGAAAGGTTTGGCAACAGTTCAAATACTTAAAGAAATTGAGAAAGGGACTGGAAGGCAGATACatgaattgtttgatcttataTGTGGCACATCGACTGGAGGCATGCTAGCTGTTGCCCTAGGGATTAAGCAAATGACTTTGGATCAATGtgaagaaatatataaaaatctTGGTTAGTATGCTGCAAAGGTAAGCTATGATTAAATTTTGCAATTCATCAATTTACTGTAAAACTTCCTTTTTTTGGATTATAGGAAAGCTTGTATTTGCTGAGCCTACACCAAAGGACAGTGAAGCTGCTTCCTGGAGAGAAAAGCTGGATCAACTTTACAAAAGTTCTTCACAGAGTTTCAGAGTTGTTGTCCATGGATCTAAAGTAattattttcttgattttttgcATCACTTTGTATATGCTGCGGTGTTTCCCCTTGGGAAGCTCTTATTATATTTTCAACtttcttaaagaaaattattgttGAATTTGTCAAACCAGCTTTTGATTTTCTCGACTCTTTGAAAGCAAAGCAGCAAGCCTTTATTAATGGTCACTTATCCATCTTATtgttaaaaattatatttataaatgacGGAACATGGTAGATACATAATATTCTTTCCATTAAGGAACATAGGATCTATGTATAACTATGCAAACTTTGTTGTTGCGTTTTGTTATCACCAACCAGCTGCTGATTGAATATGCTCTTGCAATGATGTCTTGCAGCATAGCGCTGATCAATTTGAGAGGCTATTGAAGGAAATGTGTGCAGATGAGGATGGGGACCTATTAATAGAATCTGCAGTTAGAAACCCCCCGAAAGTATTTGTTGTGTCAACCTTGATGAGCATGGTACCAGCTCAGCCTTTCTTATTCCGCAATTATCAGGTGTGTGATTAAGACATCTATCTTCTTTTAAGTAGGCTCAGAATTTGTATGTTAGAAGAAAAGAACCACAATATGCATTAGATGATTTTCAGCATGCAGAACCACGAGGAAGCCATGAAGCAAACCTTAGACCATGCTGAAAGTTTGTGTTCCACTCTCTGAAGTCTGATTGTTATCTCTTTGCATATGCACGAAAGGATAGTTCAATCACAATCAAAGGGAATTTCTTTCCTGTTGTCTCTAAGTGCAATACTTTCAGCACTGGAAGCTACAAAAGAAGCCATGAAATGGATTTTATGCTACATTGAGAATTTATATTCCACGCCCCCTAAAAGGACAATTATAGCACAAGGAAATGATTTATTTTCTGTTATTGAATCTCTAAGAGGCTTTAATTGGTTTTTTTCTTTAGCCTGTAAGTTTTTGTACGCACAACAGGACAGTTATTGTACAATGGGAAATGATTTTTCCATGTTATTGGTCCTCTAAGAgttgctttttttcttttggtgggTTGTGTATTGGCCTATTTTTATTTGTAGttgtttatcttttttttaatcCCTTTGGAGGTTGTTTTCCTGAAGTTTTCGTATCTCGATGAAAACCGAAAAGTTATTTCatatttaggaaaaaaaaaaaacaatcactCTTCCGATAAGAAACAAATGGGATCAATGCTGCATGGTCTAATCCAAGTTAAGGTTTAAGCTAAGCGTTATGGTTTAGTCTAAGTTAAGCCAAGCATAATCTATAGAAATAAGTGAACAGTTAAGAAActggagagagagagggagaattGAAATGAGACATGAAATAGAACCCGCCAGGACAATCAAGGCTCCTAATTCGGTCCTTGAACAACTCAAAGAAAATCCTCTTTTCAGAAGAAGACTTGAAATAAGACCTTTTAGTATCTTGTTTTTTATCGGACACAATTTACTAAAGCAGCTTGTTTTCCTTTGCATTAACTGTGATCCTAGATCTGATAGTAGCAATTGCTGCATTGTATTCTACAATTTTGCAGTATCCTGTCGGAACACCAGAGGTACCTCTTGCAATTTCAGACAGTTCAGGAATTACTGTGTTTGGATCACCTTTGGCCAGTGCCCAAGATGGCTATAAACGCAGTGCTTTCATTGGAAGTTGCAAGCACCAAGTATGGAAAGCTATAAGAGCTTCGTCTGCTGCACCTTACTATCTTGATGATTTTTCAGATGGTATTTTTTACTAGTTTTCCTATAagtaaatatattattattctcctttattattaattagaCCATACATTTGGGTACTTAAATTTTATTCTAGGTAAAACAAAGTAGCTTTTAAATGAATTTGATtagatataattaataaattgcATAAATAAACTCAACGTGTTTCTTAAATTGGTGATAATCTATAGTTGTGTAGCGAATTTTAATTGCAATTTTGAAGTGAAATTAAGTTGCTTGTGAATAAAAACATGCGAGTAGGATGGACATCATGACTTAAATGAAATACTACAAATATTTCCTTTGATTGTCATGAGATGGATTACAAATAGTCATATGTAATGACATGAATGAAATTTAACATGTGAGTAGAGTGAATATAAGTTAACTAACGATTCTCAGTCCTACTTCTAATTTATTAAAGATTAAAGATAAAGATGCTTCATCTTTGATATATTTATTCATGATCCTCTGAAATTTTTGAAGACGTAAATCGCTGGCAAGATGGAGCCATTGTGGCAAACAATCCTACTATCTTTGCCATCAGAGAAGCACAACTTCTATGGCCTGACACAAGAATTGACTGCTTAGTTTCCATTGGCTGTGGCTCTACTCCAATgaaggtaatttatttttcatatgatTAATTAGATTATTTAAATGCTCTATAACTGTCTTGACTGGTTTAGGTGAGGAAAGGTGGATGGCGTTATTTAGACACTGGACAAGTGCTTATTGAGAGTGCATGCTCTGTGGACCGAGTGGAGGAAGCCTTGAGTACGTTGTTACCCATGCTGCCTGAAATACATTATTTCCGGTTTAACCCAGGTATGATATCTTAATGTGCAATGGGTAATTGCTTTAGCATTTCTGTGAAATTTCATTTGTGCAGTTATTTGCCTTCAACAAATTCTGACCTTAAAAGAATTTAGGGTTATCCTCTGGCACGTCTATTTCGAGAACAGAGATGTGCATATTATTCtcagtttattttattttatttttatttatctattgCAGTGGATGAACGATGTGATATGGAACTGGACGAGACTGATCCAGCAGTGTGGCTAAAGTTGGAAGCTGCAGTTGAGGAGTATATCCAAAGTAATAATCTGGCCTTCAAGAATGCCTGTGAAAGATTGATCTTGCCTTATCAACATGATGAGAAGTGGTCGGAGAACTTAAATTCACTTCACTTCTCCAGTGTCATGGCATCATCCATAGGTGTTTATTTCGTCCCCGTAGCATTTTCAACTGCTCAGTCATTCTGTTTGGATTTTGTGAACTAACCAATTATTTGTCTGATTTCTGGAAATGCTAGATGAAAATAGCCCTTCTTTGGGTTGGAGACGGAATGTTCTACTGGTTGAAGCTTCCAACAGTCCTGATGCTGGAAAAGTTATGTATCATGCTCGTGAACTTGAAGCATTTTGTTCCAAAAATGGAATTCGAATATCCCTTATGCAAGGAACATCTGGGGCTTTGAAGACTGTTCCTTCATCAACATTCCCGACACCTTTTACATCCCCCTTGTTTACTGGAAGCTTTCCATCAAGCCCACTTCTTTATAGTCCTGATGTTGGACCACAAAGGCTTGGTCGAATTGATATGGTCCCACCTTTAAACTTAGATGGTCATATGGGTAAAGGAGCAGCATTCACCCCCGAGTCTCCTTCAGGACCCAGAGAACTCTCCTTACCTGTACGGGCATTGCATGAGAAGTTACAAAATTCACCTCAAGTGGGCATTGTACATTTAGCCCTTCAAAATGACTCATTCGGCTCAATATTAAGGTCAACATATGTACAGAAATTTATGATTTGTGAATTTAGTTGCAGCCTTTGCATTTGGTCCTGacttgctcattttttattcttgTAGTTGGCGAAATGATGTTTTTGTAGTTGCAGAACCTGGGGAACTTGCAGAGAAATTTCTACAAAGTGTTAAGCTTAGTTTGTTGTCCACCATGCGGAGTCATCGTAGAAAGGGTGCGTCATTGCTTGCCAATGTCTTGACTGTGTCGGATCTGGTGGCGCTCAAACCCTACTTCCAAATTGGAGGTATCGTCCATCGTTATTTAGGACGACAAACCCAAGTATGTTATCTTGGCATTTTTCTTTGCTTTCTCGTGATTTCT comes from Cucumis melo cultivar AY chromosome 12, USDA_Cmelo_AY_1.0, whole genome shotgun sequence and encodes:
- the LOC103485419 gene encoding phospholipase A I isoform X2 — encoded protein: MAELRVLRLFGNPLEFLPEILPLHNLRHLSLANIKIVADENLRSVDVQIEMENNSYFGASRHKLSAFFSLIFRFSSCHHPLLASALAKIMQDEGNRAVISKDENAIHQLISMISSENRHVVVQACFALSSLASDVSIAMQLMKADIMQPIKTVLKSVSQDEVISVLHVVAKLAFTSDTVAQKMLTKELLKSLKLLCAQKNPEVQRSALLTVGNLAFCLDNRRILVTSEKLRELLLRLTVAPNPRVNKAAARALAILGENENLRRALKGRQVAKQGLRILSMDGGGMKGLATVQILKEIEKGTGRQIHELFDLICGTSTGGMLAVALGIKQMTLDQCEEIYKNLGKLVFAEPTPKDSEAASWREKLDQLYKSSSQSFRVVVHGSKHSADQFERLLKEMCADEDGDLLIESAVRNPPKVFVVSTLMSMVPAQPFLFRNYQYPVGTPEVPLAISDSSGITVFGSPLASAQDGYKRSAFIGSCKHQVWKAIRASSAAPYYLDDFSDDVNRWQDGAIVANNPTIFAIREAQLLWPDTRIDCLVSIGCGSTPMKVRKGGWRYLDTGQVLIESACSVDRVEEALSTLLPMLPEIHYFRFNPVDERCDMELDETDPAVWLKLEAAVEEYIQSNNLAFKNACERLILPYQHDEKWSENLNSLHFSSVMASSIDENSPSLGWRRNVLLVEASNSPDAGKVMYHARELEAFCSKNGIRISLMQGTSGALKTVPSSTFPTPFTSPLFTGSFPSSPLLYSPDVGPQRLGRIDMVPPLNLDGHMGKGAAFTPESPSGPRELSLPVRALHEKLQNSPQVGIVHLALQNDSFGSILSWRNDVFVVAEPGELAEKFLQSVKLSLLSTMRSHRRKGASLLANVLTVSDLVALKPYFQIGGIVHRYLGRQTQVMEDDQEISAYLFRRTVPSLHLSPDDVRWMVGAWRDRIIFCTGTHGPTPALIRAFLDSGAKAVICPSNEPPETQSATFQTGEYDTMENGKFEIGEEEGEDDDAELSSPMSDWEDSDAEKIGNYPFDTWDDDEGELSQFVTHLYDSLFRERASVNAALLQALASHRKLRYTCHRPGVQ